A stretch of Oncorhynchus gorbuscha isolate QuinsamMale2020 ecotype Even-year linkage group LG24, OgorEven_v1.0, whole genome shotgun sequence DNA encodes these proteins:
- the LOC124012104 gene encoding prostate stem cell antigen-like, with amino-acid sequence MKTILVLLMPILLGNVAVEALQCYACEDTHSNAQCNQNIENCYVPNDTCMTAVGQILGFQYISKTCTNSLSCRTPASINTIPGALWGIQVSCCQTDLCNVNGSSVSGLNFMLLSLSFLLSGLVLSL; translated from the exons ATGAAGACCATTCTTGTGTTACTTATGCCCATTTTGCTTGGGAATGTTGCAG TGGAGGCACTGCAGTGTTATGCCTGTGAAGACACACACAGCAATGCTCAATGCAACCAGAACATAGAGAACTgctatgtcccaaatgacacctgcatgaCCGCCGTCGGCCAAATCT tggGGTTCCAGTACATTTCTAAGACCTGTACCAACAGCTTGTCATGTAGAACACCCGCCTCCATCAACACCATTCCAGGAGCCTTATGGGGGATCCAGGTCAGCTGCTGTCAGACTGACCTCTGTAACGTCAACGGTTCTTCAGTCTCTGGACTCAACTTCATGTTGCTCAGCTTGTCTTTTCTCTTATCTGGCCTGGTTTTGTCTCTGTGA